AAGGAGGGGCGATGACATCGGCGCGCCTTCGGTTTGCTTCAATGCTTATAGTCGTCGCTACGTGATCTACGAATCTGGATGAATTTTTATCATTTCTGGCATTCGTTGTAGTGTCATGATTGATGATGAATAGCTCTAAAGTTTTTTTAGAAAAACATACtcccgtcccataatataagagcgtttttgacactacttAGAAAATATGTAAGCACATGTATGAGTCAATCCGGGCCCTCAATCTACAACCACGAGGAAGAGAAAGGGggaaaacaacaagaaaagaaatgATCGCTGCCCCCGTCTCTGGCGACATCCCAaccggagcgccgccgccgccagctccGGCGGCGGAGGACTCTCCGCCGTACGGCTCCGTGGTCCTAGGAGGCACCTTCGACCGCCTCCACGACGGCCACCGACGCCTCCTCAAGGTGGCTGCCGCAGAACATAGTAATAAGCAGgattgtttttcttttcttttttgctttccTTCCGATTAAATCTTCCTTCGTTGTGTTCTTTGGGTGTTGGGATTGCTGGGTGGTAGGCGTCGGCAGATTTGGCGAGGGATCGGATCGTGGTGGGCGTCTGCACGGGCCCCATGCTTGCCAAGAAGGAGGTGAGAAATCTCACCTTTTATCCCCAAAAGGTGCTTTTGATTTTCCACCCATGTTCATCAGTTACTGGAGTCATGATGCTTCTTGGTTGTGTTCTTTTTCTCATATGTAGTACGCTGAGCTTATCGAACCCGTGGAGAAGCGCATCCAGGCCGTGGAGGATTACATCAAGGTTTGTCATTGTCTTGCCTCCTTGTTTTCTGCGATTTCTGGTAGCAGAGACTTAAAATGATTGGGCGGATGGCTAGTGATGAGGTCGATTTGGTTGGGTAACTAGATCGGCGTGTTGCTTTTGTTTGACGTTTGTGTGGTCCT
The sequence above is a segment of the Aegilops tauschii subsp. strangulata cultivar AL8/78 chromosome 6, Aet v6.0, whole genome shotgun sequence genome. Coding sequences within it:
- the LOC109753842 gene encoding phosphopantetheine adenylyltransferase 1, which produces MYESIRALNLQPRGRERGKTTRKEMIAAPVSGDIPTGAPPPPAPAAEDSPPYGSVVLGGTFDRLHDGHRRLLKASADLARDRIVVGVCTGPMLAKKEYAELIEPVEKRIQAVEDYIKSIKPELIVQVEPIEDPYGPSIIDDKLHAIIVSKETLNGGLSVNQKREGKELPLLKVEVVDLLSGDTEGEKLSSSALRKLEAVQAEQQKATIANQKGV